The proteins below are encoded in one region of Aquisphaera giovannonii:
- the polA gene encoding DNA polymerase I gives MANRPTLYILDAYSLIFQVFHAIPDMTGPSGQPTKAVFGIFRDMLNILRDRKPDYLAAAFDGGGRVFRSDIFEDYKANRSAMPEDLSAQIPVIRRVVEGFGVPVLIEPGMEADDVIATLARRGEEKGLDVLICTADKDARQLLTEHIRILNLRKNSIMDIPALEKEWGIRPDQVIDFLSLTGDSVDNVPGVPGIGPVTATALLKQFGTLDDLLANIDQVKGAKKQQSLREHGDTARRARQLVALREDLPLPLDWDALKTKTPDLAALKALCIECGFHGFLNELRAAAPEAAKEAAPPWEATYHAVDTPEKLEAFLAELGRQPKYALDTETTDTDPLRASLVGLSFAWKAAEAYYIPVRGPIQDRVLDPALVLDRLRPFLADPKSEKVGQNLKYDMLVLGRAGAPVEGPLTDTMVLSYLLESGERNHGLDQLADRLLGHKMIPISDLIGKGKKQLRMDQVDVARVVEYAGEDADATWRIEEILAAKVREEGLWKLYEEVERPLVSILTRMEDVGVKVDAARLKQLSGEFGARLASLEEDIYKHAGGPFNINSGPQLREVLFEKLKLPTVSKTPGGEQSTAQDVLEELAPKHPLPALLLQHRQLSKLKSTYLDALPELIHPEDGRIHASFNQSVAATGRLSSSDPNLQNIPVRTEEGKQIRQAFVAREGCRLLTADYSQIELRILAHYCGDPALAKAFELDHDIHTAVAAKIYEVPESAVDSSMRRVAKTVNFGVIYGLSAFGLAGRLGIPQTQAAQFIEAYFRDFAGVDRFITETLEKARDDGRVETILGRRRPINGIKNTTGRARNLAERLAVNTVIQGSAADLIKVAMIRIDDRLRREGLGSRMILQIHDELVFEAPEAEVPALADLVRREMTTALELKVPLKVDLAAGMNWLDVEEIEAG, from the coding sequence ATGGCGAATCGACCGACGCTCTACATCCTGGACGCCTACTCCCTCATCTTCCAGGTCTTCCACGCCATCCCCGACATGACCGGCCCGTCCGGACAGCCCACCAAGGCGGTCTTCGGCATCTTCAGGGACATGCTCAACATCCTCCGGGACCGCAAGCCTGATTACCTCGCGGCGGCCTTCGACGGGGGCGGCCGCGTCTTCCGCTCGGACATCTTCGAGGACTACAAGGCGAACCGCTCCGCGATGCCCGAGGACCTCTCCGCCCAGATCCCCGTGATACGGCGGGTCGTCGAGGGCTTCGGAGTGCCCGTCCTGATCGAGCCGGGGATGGAGGCCGACGACGTCATCGCCACGCTGGCCCGCCGGGGCGAGGAGAAGGGCCTGGACGTCCTCATCTGCACCGCCGACAAGGACGCCCGCCAGCTCCTCACCGAGCACATCCGCATCCTGAACCTGCGGAAGAATTCGATCATGGACATCCCGGCCCTCGAGAAGGAGTGGGGGATCCGGCCCGACCAGGTGATCGACTTCCTCTCGCTGACGGGCGACTCCGTGGACAACGTGCCCGGCGTGCCGGGCATCGGGCCGGTCACCGCGACTGCGCTGCTGAAGCAGTTCGGCACGCTCGACGACCTGCTGGCCAACATCGACCAGGTGAAGGGGGCCAAGAAGCAGCAGAGCCTCCGCGAGCACGGCGACACCGCCCGCCGGGCCCGCCAGCTCGTCGCGCTCCGCGAGGACCTCCCGCTGCCCCTGGACTGGGACGCGTTGAAGACGAAGACGCCCGACCTCGCGGCCCTCAAGGCCCTCTGCATCGAGTGCGGCTTCCACGGCTTCCTCAACGAGCTCCGCGCCGCCGCCCCGGAGGCCGCGAAGGAGGCCGCCCCACCCTGGGAGGCGACCTACCACGCCGTGGACACGCCGGAGAAACTCGAAGCCTTCCTCGCCGAGCTGGGCAGGCAGCCGAAATACGCGCTGGACACCGAGACGACCGACACCGACCCTCTGCGGGCCTCGCTCGTCGGCCTGTCCTTCGCCTGGAAGGCCGCCGAGGCGTACTACATCCCCGTCCGCGGCCCGATCCAGGACCGGGTCCTAGACCCCGCGCTGGTCCTCGACCGCCTGCGGCCGTTCCTGGCCGACCCGAAGTCGGAGAAGGTCGGCCAGAACCTCAAGTACGACATGCTCGTCCTGGGCCGCGCCGGCGCCCCGGTCGAGGGGCCGCTCACGGACACCATGGTCCTCAGCTACCTTCTGGAGAGCGGCGAGCGCAACCACGGGCTCGACCAGCTCGCCGACCGGCTCCTCGGGCACAAGATGATCCCGATCTCCGACCTCATCGGGAAGGGGAAGAAGCAGCTCCGGATGGACCAGGTGGACGTGGCCAGGGTCGTCGAGTATGCCGGCGAGGACGCCGACGCCACCTGGCGGATCGAGGAGATCCTCGCCGCAAAGGTCCGCGAGGAGGGCCTCTGGAAGCTCTACGAGGAGGTCGAGCGCCCCCTCGTCTCGATCCTCACGCGGATGGAGGACGTCGGCGTGAAGGTGGACGCGGCCCGCCTGAAGCAGCTCTCCGGCGAGTTCGGCGCCCGGCTGGCGTCGCTCGAGGAGGACATCTACAAGCACGCCGGCGGCCCGTTCAACATCAATTCCGGGCCCCAGCTCCGCGAGGTTTTGTTCGAGAAGCTCAAGCTTCCGACCGTCTCCAAGACTCCCGGCGGCGAGCAGAGCACCGCCCAGGACGTGCTCGAGGAGCTCGCGCCCAAGCATCCCCTGCCCGCCCTCCTCCTCCAGCACCGGCAGCTCTCGAAGCTCAAGAGCACCTACCTGGACGCCCTCCCCGAGCTGATCCACCCGGAGGACGGCCGCATCCACGCCTCGTTCAACCAGAGCGTCGCGGCGACGGGCCGGCTCAGCTCCAGCGACCCGAACCTCCAGAACATCCCCGTCCGGACCGAGGAGGGGAAGCAGATCCGCCAGGCGTTCGTCGCCCGCGAGGGCTGCAGGCTGCTCACGGCCGACTACTCCCAGATCGAGCTGCGGATCCTCGCCCATTACTGCGGGGACCCCGCGCTGGCGAAGGCCTTCGAGCTGGACCACGACATCCACACGGCCGTCGCCGCGAAGATCTACGAGGTCCCGGAGTCGGCCGTCGATTCGTCGATGCGTCGGGTCGCCAAGACGGTGAACTTCGGCGTCATCTACGGCCTGAGCGCCTTCGGCCTGGCGGGCCGCCTGGGCATCCCCCAGACCCAGGCCGCCCAGTTCATCGAGGCCTACTTCCGCGACTTCGCCGGCGTGGACCGGTTCATCACGGAGACGCTGGAGAAGGCCCGCGACGACGGCCGGGTGGAGACGATCCTGGGCCGGCGCCGGCCGATCAACGGGATCAAGAACACGACCGGCCGGGCCCGCAACCTGGCCGAGCGGTTGGCGGTGAACACCGTGATCCAGGGCTCCGCGGCCGACCTGATCAAGGTCGCCATGATCCGGATCGACGACCGCCTCCGCAGGGAAGGGCTGGGCTCGCGGATGATCCTCCAGATCCACGACGAACTCGTCTTCGAGGCCCCCGAGGCCGAGGTCCCCGCGCTGGCCGACCTGGTCCGCCGCGAGATGACCACGGCGCTCGAGCTGAAGGTCCCCCTCAAGGTGGACCTGGCGGCCGGTATGAACTGGTTGGACGTCGAAGAGATCGAGGCCGGATGA
- a CDS encoding M13 family metallopeptidase: MNTKRIILAALIVAGILAGTRAVRRAGADEPGRVEGRRSGITADGIDASVRAQDDFFRHVNGAWIRRTEIPPDRPMYGSFVQLLEKSEAELRSIIEEARKSDAPAGSELRKIGDLYESFLDEERADRLGIEPLRADLAAVDAVTDRPSLLRRVAALQREGVGGFFGISVRTDDKKSDRYILNLSQGGISLPDEAYYREGKFRPIREKFLAHVEKMLSLAGVPSPAEAARGVMALETELAAHHWDRVKSRDRTLSYNKKDRRELASLAPGIDWPDWLKAAGAPDDLVTEVVVRQPDFLTAASSLIREAPLDRWKAWLKWQVIHDSAPFLSRPFVEENFAFSGRVLTGAPENRPRWKRGVALVGGALGEAVGKLYVARNFPPAAKERMKELVANLIEAYREDISKLEWMGPETRAKALDKLAKFRPKIGYPDRWRDYSSLEIRRDDLVGNVRRAAAFENARNLAKLGKPVDRDEWMMTPQTVNAYYSSGMNEIVFPAAILQPPFFSMDADDAVNYGGIGAVIGHEIGHGFDDQGSKSDGDGNMVSWWTDADREQFEGRTKKLIEQYGEFEPAQLPGQKVNGALTIGENIGDLGGLSIAHQAYRKSLKGEEAPVIDGLTGDQRFFTGWAQIWRAKFRDAELARRLATDPHSPAEFRCNGVLRNLPEFYAAFGVKEGDKLWLAPERRVKIW; this comes from the coding sequence ATGAATACGAAGCGGATTATCCTTGCGGCCCTGATCGTGGCGGGAATCCTGGCCGGTACTCGCGCGGTTCGACGCGCGGGAGCCGACGAGCCGGGCCGTGTTGAGGGACGACGATCCGGGATCACCGCCGACGGGATCGACGCCTCCGTGCGCGCCCAGGACGACTTCTTCCGGCACGTCAACGGCGCCTGGATCCGGCGGACCGAGATCCCTCCCGATCGCCCGATGTACGGGTCGTTCGTGCAGCTCCTCGAGAAGTCCGAGGCCGAGCTCCGTTCGATCATCGAGGAGGCGAGGAAGTCCGACGCGCCGGCCGGCTCGGAGCTCCGCAAGATCGGCGACCTCTACGAGAGCTTCCTCGACGAGGAGCGGGCCGATCGGCTCGGGATCGAGCCCCTCCGGGCGGACCTCGCCGCCGTCGATGCGGTGACGGACCGGCCCTCCCTGCTCCGCCGGGTGGCCGCCCTCCAGCGCGAGGGCGTGGGCGGGTTCTTCGGGATCTCCGTCCGCACGGACGACAAGAAGTCCGACCGGTACATCCTGAATCTTTCCCAGGGGGGCATCAGCCTGCCCGACGAGGCATACTACCGCGAAGGGAAGTTCAGGCCGATCCGGGAGAAGTTCCTCGCCCACGTCGAGAAGATGCTCTCCCTCGCCGGGGTGCCGAGCCCCGCCGAGGCGGCGAGGGGGGTGATGGCCCTGGAGACCGAGCTGGCGGCCCATCACTGGGACCGGGTGAAGAGCCGCGATCGCACGCTCTCCTACAACAAGAAGGATCGCCGGGAGCTCGCCTCGCTGGCGCCGGGGATCGACTGGCCGGACTGGCTGAAGGCCGCCGGGGCGCCGGATGATCTGGTGACCGAGGTCGTCGTCCGCCAGCCGGACTTCCTGACCGCCGCCTCCTCCCTGATCCGGGAGGCCCCCCTGGACCGCTGGAAGGCCTGGCTGAAGTGGCAGGTCATCCACGATTCCGCCCCCTTCCTGAGCAGGCCGTTCGTGGAGGAGAACTTCGCCTTCTCCGGGCGGGTGCTCACCGGCGCCCCGGAGAATCGCCCCCGGTGGAAGCGGGGCGTCGCCCTGGTGGGCGGCGCGCTGGGCGAGGCCGTGGGCAAACTCTACGTCGCCCGCAACTTCCCCCCCGCGGCCAAGGAGCGGATGAAGGAGCTGGTGGCCAACCTGATCGAGGCCTACCGCGAGGACATCTCGAAGCTCGAGTGGATGGGGCCGGAGACGCGGGCGAAGGCCCTCGATAAGCTCGCCAAGTTCCGCCCCAAGATCGGGTATCCGGACCGGTGGCGGGACTACTCCTCGCTGGAGATCCGCCGGGATGACCTCGTCGGGAACGTTCGAAGGGCGGCGGCCTTCGAGAACGCCAGGAACCTCGCCAAGCTCGGCAAGCCCGTCGATCGCGACGAGTGGATGATGACGCCGCAGACGGTGAACGCGTACTACAGTTCCGGCATGAACGAGATCGTCTTCCCGGCGGCCATCCTCCAGCCGCCGTTCTTCAGCATGGATGCCGACGACGCCGTGAATTACGGCGGCATCGGCGCGGTGATCGGCCACGAGATCGGGCACGGGTTCGACGACCAGGGCTCCAAGTCGGACGGCGACGGCAACATGGTCAGCTGGTGGACCGACGCCGACCGGGAGCAGTTCGAGGGGCGGACGAAGAAGCTGATCGAGCAGTACGGCGAATTCGAGCCCGCCCAGCTCCCCGGCCAGAAGGTCAACGGCGCGCTGACGATCGGCGAGAACATCGGGGACCTGGGCGGCCTCTCGATCGCCCATCAGGCCTACAGGAAGTCGCTGAAGGGCGAGGAGGCCCCGGTGATCGACGGCCTGACCGGCGACCAGCGATTCTTCACGGGCTGGGCGCAGATCTGGCGGGCCAAGTTCCGCGACGCCGAGCTGGCCCGGAGGCTCGCGACCGATCCCCACTCGCCGGCCGAGTTCCGCTGCAACGGCGTGCTCCGCAACCTGCCCGAGTTCTACGCCGCGTTCGGCGTGAAGGAGGGCGACAAGCTGTGGCTCGCCCCCGAGCGACGCGTGAAGATCTGGTGA
- the coaE gene encoding dephospho-CoA kinase (Dephospho-CoA kinase (CoaE) performs the final step in coenzyme A biosynthesis.) produces MIGLIGAIGGGKSAVASLLRDRGAAVIDADAVGHRVLELPEVRGALASRFGPVAFGGDGRVDRRALGAIVFADAAARRDLEAIVHPEMRRRFERAVAAEQAAGDSPVIVLDAAILLEAGWDDLCDEVIYVDAPPEARLGRVARGRGWTAETLRAREAAQWPAEEKLARAARVVVNDKGLGELEHAVGVLLRDLLAAPGAAPREEASPAVATR; encoded by the coding sequence GTGATCGGCCTGATCGGCGCGATCGGGGGGGGGAAGAGCGCGGTCGCCTCGCTGCTCCGCGATCGCGGGGCGGCGGTGATCGACGCGGACGCCGTCGGGCATCGGGTGCTGGAGCTGCCGGAGGTCCGGGGGGCGTTGGCCTCGCGGTTCGGCCCTGTCGCGTTCGGCGGGGACGGCCGGGTGGACCGCCGTGCCCTCGGTGCGATCGTCTTCGCCGATGCCGCGGCCCGTCGCGACCTCGAGGCGATCGTCCATCCCGAGATGCGTCGGCGGTTCGAGCGGGCGGTCGCGGCGGAGCAGGCCGCGGGGGACTCGCCGGTCATCGTCCTGGACGCCGCGATCCTGCTCGAGGCGGGCTGGGACGACCTGTGCGACGAGGTGATCTACGTCGACGCCCCCCCGGAGGCGCGGCTCGGGCGCGTGGCCCGAGGACGCGGCTGGACGGCCGAGACGCTGAGGGCCCGCGAGGCGGCGCAATGGCCGGCCGAGGAGAAGCTCGCGAGGGCCGCCCGGGTCGTCGTCAACGATAAGGGCCTCGGCGAGCTGGAGCACGCCGTGGGCGTCCTGCTTCGCGACCTCCTGGCCGCCCCGGGCGCGGCCCCCCGCGAGGAGGCCTCCCCCGCCGTCGCGACGCGGTGA
- a CDS encoding DUF4058 family protein, with the protein MPIHDWTRVDAGLFHAFHQSWISVLCRALNHGILPPGYFAIPEQRIAGPIPDVLTLETAAPPGRGGTGLAVATAPPRIRHVEQAEEIIYARKANRIAVRHPGGEVVAVIEIVSPGNKAAANPMRSFLEKAADLIDQGIHMLVIDLFPPGRRDPQGIHGAIWDAIAGTDFTQPPDRPLTLASYDAGPPVVAYVEPMAVGQPLPDMPVFLRPGFYVSVTLEATYTMTWDEFFPSPMKRLLEDPA; encoded by the coding sequence ATGCCCATTCACGACTGGACTCGCGTTGATGCCGGTCTTTTCCACGCGTTCCATCAGTCCTGGATATCCGTGCTTTGCAGGGCGCTCAACCACGGGATCTTGCCGCCGGGATACTTCGCCATCCCCGAGCAGCGGATCGCGGGCCCCATCCCCGACGTACTCACGCTCGAGACCGCGGCTCCCCCGGGAAGAGGCGGCACCGGCCTCGCCGTCGCAACGGCCCCCCCCCGCATCCGGCACGTCGAACAGGCAGAAGAGATCATCTATGCCAGGAAGGCGAATCGGATCGCCGTCCGTCACCCCGGGGGGGAGGTCGTCGCGGTTATCGAGATCGTTTCCCCCGGGAACAAGGCCGCGGCGAACCCGATGCGGAGCTTCCTCGAGAAGGCCGCGGACCTGATCGACCAGGGGATTCACATGCTCGTGATCGATCTCTTCCCGCCCGGCCGTCGGGATCCGCAAGGGATTCACGGGGCCATCTGGGACGCGATCGCCGGGACGGATTTCACGCAGCCGCCGGACCGTCCCCTGACGCTCGCCTCTTACGACGCAGGGCCTCCGGTGGTGGCCTACGTCGAACCGATGGCCGTCGGCCAACCCCTGCCCGACATGCCGGTCTTCCTCCGGCCCGGGTTCTACGTCTCCGTGACGCTCGAGGCGACCTACACCATGACGTGGGACGAGTTCTTCCCCTCGCCGATGAAGCGGCTCTTGGAAGATCCTGCGTGA
- a CDS encoding YceI family protein, with amino-acid sequence MTGRRLRIALALTLAATASGAALAADSYTLDPAHTALTFKVSHLGLSWTHGRFKDVTGAFAIDASDPSACRFEFEAKTESLDTDNAKRDEHLHGPDFFNAKQFPAIRFKSTSVKVVQGGFEVTGELTLHGVTKPVATTLMGGNTAEFPKGVHRTGYSAEFQIKRSEFGMDKMVGPIGDDVFVSLSFEGTR; translated from the coding sequence ATGACCGGACGGCGACTCCGAATCGCTCTGGCGTTGACGCTCGCGGCGACGGCCTCTGGCGCCGCCCTCGCGGCGGATAGCTATACGCTGGACCCGGCCCACACGGCGCTGACCTTCAAGGTCTCCCACCTCGGCCTGAGCTGGACCCACGGCCGGTTCAAGGACGTGACCGGGGCATTCGCGATCGACGCCTCCGACCCGTCGGCCTGCCGGTTCGAATTCGAGGCGAAGACGGAGAGCCTGGACACGGACAATGCCAAGCGAGACGAGCACCTGCACGGCCCGGACTTCTTCAACGCCAAGCAATTCCCGGCCATCCGCTTCAAGAGCACCTCGGTCAAGGTCGTCCAGGGGGGCTTCGAGGTGACCGGCGAGCTGACCCTCCACGGGGTGACGAAGCCCGTCGCGACGACCCTGATGGGCGGCAACACGGCCGAATTCCCGAAGGGGGTTCACCGCACCGGATACTCGGCCGAGTTCCAGATCAAGCGGAGCGAGTTCGGCATGGACAAGATGGTCGGCCCGATCGGGGACGACGTCTTCGTGTCCCTGAGCTTCGAGGGGACGAGGTGA
- a CDS encoding GbsR/MarR family transcriptional regulator has product MNDFIDLPNSPSDPSDPQSAVVRPFVEHWGMMARAWGINPTMGELFALLYITGGDWTAEDLRDRLRISRGNVSMNLRELMAWGVVRRLHRQGERRELYRAEGDVWTLFRRILKERKRRELEPTLNVLDEICTRAEGQPQLADLKARVESLRRFFGLIDALALRLLALESAETEELANLLAGDPPGPGEDSGDES; this is encoded by the coding sequence ATGAATGATTTCATCGACCTCCCCAACTCGCCATCGGATCCATCCGACCCCCAGTCGGCGGTCGTGCGGCCATTCGTCGAGCACTGGGGGATGATGGCGCGGGCCTGGGGCATCAACCCCACGATGGGCGAGCTCTTCGCGCTGCTGTACATCACCGGCGGCGATTGGACCGCGGAGGACCTGCGCGATCGGCTGCGGATCTCCCGCGGGAACGTCAGCATGAACCTCCGCGAGCTGATGGCGTGGGGGGTCGTCCGCCGGCTGCACCGCCAGGGGGAGCGGCGGGAGCTCTACCGGGCGGAGGGCGACGTCTGGACGCTCTTCCGCCGCATCCTGAAGGAACGCAAGCGCCGCGAGCTCGAGCCCACGCTCAACGTCCTGGACGAGATCTGCACCCGCGCCGAGGGCCAGCCGCAACTCGCCGATCTCAAGGCCCGCGTGGAGTCGCTGCGACGATTCTTCGGGCTCATCGACGCCCTGGCCCTCCGCCTGCTCGCGCTCGAATCCGCGGAGACGGAGGAGCTGGCCAACCTCCTCGCGGGCGACCCCCCGGGGCCGGGCGAGGATTCAGGCGACGAATCTTGA
- a CDS encoding glycogen debranching protein translates to MPEAHTAMRPAFRTEYSYGDRILTVGRGNPLPLGASLMPNGVNFVLICRHGTAVWLVLSEPCGDEVLAEIPLDERYNRTGDHWHVRVSGLPEEFCYGYRIDGPVGDGHRFDPAKVLLDPNARALSCGRPWGRDGNPPRRSLLNEAMMERGGVLNPRVPLEDTIIYELHVRGYTIDGTSGVRHPGTYAGLAEKIDYLEWLGVTAVELLPVDEFDENDCPFVNPLTGERLKNYWGYNPISFGAPKAAYALSPERSEPWDEFCGMVDAFHGRGIEVILDIVFNHTAEGGDSGPTYNFRGLDNALYYMLDARGRYLNYSGCGNTFNSDHPVVRDYIVACLRSWVAEAGVDGFRFDLASVFGRDRRGNVVVNPPAVNRISEDSLLYGTKLIAEPWDAAGLYQVGTFPGGERWADWNGRYRDDVRRFWRGEAGLTSALATRICGSDDLFAGRGPLHSINFICCHDGFTLNDLVSYDVKHNEANGEGNRDGSDSNWSWNCGFEGPTDDPAILALRARQVRNLMATLLVSQGVPMIVGGDEFLRTQGGNNNAWCQDNRTSWIDWSLRERNSDFLRFLRGMIAFRKAHPSLRRRAFFGGGAGGNTPGILWHGVEPAQPDFGPASRALAFALDGRRCDRPGILDQDIYVAMNGGDEPITFQIPASPSGRRWRRAVDTSLPCPHDIEELGQGPPVAVRHSYEVPARAMIILVSED, encoded by the coding sequence ATGCCCGAGGCACACACGGCGATGCGGCCTGCCTTCCGCACCGAATACAGTTACGGAGACCGGATCCTGACGGTCGGCCGGGGCAATCCGCTCCCCCTGGGGGCGTCCCTCATGCCCAACGGCGTGAACTTCGTGCTGATCTGCCGGCACGGGACGGCCGTGTGGCTGGTCCTCTCGGAGCCCTGCGGCGACGAGGTCCTCGCCGAGATCCCGCTCGACGAGCGGTACAACCGGACCGGCGACCACTGGCACGTCCGCGTGAGCGGCCTGCCCGAGGAGTTCTGCTACGGATACCGGATCGACGGGCCCGTCGGCGACGGCCACCGCTTCGACCCGGCCAAGGTCCTGCTCGACCCGAACGCGCGGGCCCTCTCGTGCGGCCGGCCCTGGGGCCGGGACGGGAACCCGCCGCGGCGGAGCCTGCTCAACGAGGCGATGATGGAACGGGGCGGGGTCCTCAATCCTCGCGTCCCGCTCGAGGACACGATCATCTACGAGCTGCACGTCCGCGGCTACACGATCGACGGGACGTCCGGGGTCAGGCATCCCGGGACCTACGCGGGTCTGGCGGAGAAGATCGATTACCTGGAATGGCTCGGCGTCACGGCGGTGGAGCTGCTCCCGGTGGACGAGTTCGACGAGAACGACTGCCCCTTCGTCAACCCGCTCACCGGGGAGAGGCTGAAGAACTACTGGGGCTACAACCCGATCTCGTTCGGGGCGCCCAAGGCGGCCTATGCGCTCAGCCCGGAGCGATCGGAGCCCTGGGACGAATTCTGCGGCATGGTGGACGCCTTCCATGGGCGGGGCATCGAGGTCATCCTCGACATCGTGTTCAACCACACCGCCGAGGGGGGCGACTCGGGGCCGACCTATAACTTCCGGGGGCTCGACAATGCGCTCTATTACATGCTCGACGCCCGGGGCCGGTACCTGAACTACTCGGGCTGCGGCAACACCTTCAACAGCGACCACCCGGTCGTCCGCGACTACATCGTCGCCTGCCTCCGGAGCTGGGTCGCGGAGGCCGGGGTGGACGGGTTCCGGTTCGACCTCGCGTCGGTCTTCGGCCGCGACCGGCGGGGCAACGTCGTCGTCAACCCGCCGGCGGTCAACCGGATCTCGGAGGACTCGCTCCTCTACGGCACCAAGCTGATCGCCGAGCCGTGGGACGCGGCCGGGCTCTACCAGGTGGGGACGTTCCCGGGCGGCGAGCGCTGGGCCGACTGGAACGGCCGCTACCGCGACGACGTCCGCCGCTTCTGGCGCGGGGAGGCCGGCCTCACCTCCGCCCTGGCCACCCGGATCTGCGGCAGCGACGACCTGTTCGCGGGGCGGGGGCCCCTCCACTCCATCAACTTCATCTGCTGCCACGACGGCTTCACGCTGAACGACCTGGTGAGCTACGACGTCAAGCACAACGAGGCCAACGGCGAGGGGAACCGCGACGGCAGCGACTCGAACTGGAGCTGGAATTGCGGCTTCGAGGGGCCCACGGACGACCCCGCGATCCTCGCCCTCCGCGCCCGGCAGGTGAGGAACCTGATGGCGACGCTGCTCGTCTCCCAGGGCGTGCCGATGATCGTGGGCGGCGACGAGTTCCTCCGCACCCAGGGGGGCAACAACAACGCCTGGTGCCAGGACAACCGGACGAGCTGGATCGACTGGTCGCTCCGCGAGCGGAACTCCGACTTCCTCCGCTTCCTGAGGGGGATGATCGCGTTCCGGAAGGCCCATCCCTCGCTCCGCCGGCGCGCCTTCTTCGGGGGCGGGGCCGGGGGGAATACGCCCGGGATCCTGTGGCACGGCGTCGAGCCGGCCCAGCCGGACTTCGGGCCCGCGAGCCGGGCGTTGGCCTTCGCCCTGGACGGCCGCCGCTGCGACCGCCCGGGGATCCTGGACCAGGACATCTACGTGGCCATGAACGGGGGGGACGAGCCGATCACCTTCCAGATCCCGGCCTCGCCGTCCGGCCGCCGCTGGCGACGAGCCGTCGATACCTCCCTCCCCTGCCCCCACGACATCGAGGAACTCGGCCAGGGGCCGCCCGTCGCCGTGCGGCATTCCTATGAAGTGCCCGCCCGGGCCATGATCATCCTCGTCTCCGAGGATTGA
- a CDS encoding citrate/2-methylcitrate synthase, which yields MNGVAQDGYYPGLEGVISSQTAISNIVERDGAGVLEYRGYRIEDLASRVGYEEAAFLLLHGDLPTRLQLGDFNERLRAARDLPGPLIRVLGELPGSASPMDVLRTSVSLLAHDDPDRDAAATDHAANVRKAERLIARMATAIAYRERLASGLAPIPPDDRLGHAANFLRMVTGEVPSEAMRRAFDGSLVLYAEHELNASTFAARVTVSTLSDLHSGIVAAVGTLKGTLHGGANEEAWKLLEAVGSPGRAEAWVAGALARHERLMGFGHRVYKKSDPRAVILKEYCREIAAEKGDDRWERIAEPIEVAVGRKGLPPNVDWPSARLYHYLGIPLRLYTPIFAMARVAGWAAHAIEQIDHNRLLRPRGRYIGPTHRGVSEIDRR from the coding sequence ATGAATGGCGTTGCGCAGGATGGATATTATCCGGGGCTGGAAGGCGTCATATCCAGCCAGACGGCGATCTCGAACATCGTCGAGCGGGACGGGGCGGGCGTCCTGGAGTACCGTGGCTATCGGATCGAGGACCTGGCGAGCCGCGTCGGGTATGAGGAGGCGGCCTTCCTCCTCCTGCACGGGGACCTCCCAACACGGCTGCAACTCGGGGACTTCAACGAACGTCTGCGAGCCGCCCGGGATCTGCCGGGGCCGCTGATCCGGGTGCTGGGCGAGCTCCCGGGCTCGGCGAGCCCCATGGACGTCCTGAGGACCTCGGTCAGCCTCCTGGCCCACGACGACCCCGACCGGGACGCGGCGGCGACCGACCACGCGGCCAACGTCCGCAAGGCGGAGAGGCTCATCGCCCGGATGGCCACGGCGATCGCCTACCGCGAGCGGCTCGCCTCGGGGCTCGCGCCGATCCCGCCCGACGATCGGCTCGGCCACGCGGCGAACTTCCTCCGGATGGTCACCGGCGAGGTCCCTTCCGAAGCGATGAGGAGGGCGTTCGACGGGTCCCTGGTCCTCTACGCCGAGCACGAGCTGAACGCCTCGACCTTCGCGGCGAGGGTCACCGTGTCGACCCTCTCGGACCTCCACTCCGGCATCGTGGCGGCCGTCGGCACGCTCAAGGGGACGCTCCACGGCGGGGCCAACGAGGAGGCGTGGAAGCTCCTGGAGGCCGTCGGCTCGCCGGGCCGGGCCGAGGCCTGGGTCGCCGGTGCCCTGGCCCGCCACGAGCGGCTGATGGGCTTCGGCCATCGCGTCTACAAGAAGTCCGACCCCCGCGCGGTGATCCTCAAGGAGTATTGCCGCGAGATCGCCGCCGAGAAGGGGGACGACAGATGGGAGCGGATCGCGGAGCCGATCGAGGTGGCGGTCGGGCGGAAAGGGCTGCCGCCGAACGTGGACTGGCCCAGCGCCCGGCTCTACCACTACCTGGGCATCCCCCTACGCCTCTATACCCCGATCTTCGCCATGGCGAGGGTGGCGGGATGGGCGGCGCATGCGATCGAGCAGATCGATCACAATCGCCTGCTCCGCCCCCGGGGGCGATACATCGGCCCGACTCACCGCGGCGTGTCGGAAATCGATCGCCGTTGA
- a CDS encoding toxin-antitoxin system HicB family antitoxin, which yields MPETVVHFQIRMPPVLHEQLASWAKEDKASLNALIVGLLEKAIEQHEKLAHARD from the coding sequence ATGCCTGAGACCGTTGTTCATTTCCAGATTCGCATGCCTCCCGTCCTCCACGAGCAACTCGCGAGCTGGGCGAAGGAAGACAAGGCTTCCTTGAACGCCCTGATCGTCGGCCTCCTCGAGAAGGCCATCGAGCAGCATGAAAAGCTGGCACACGCTCGCGACTAA